The window CCATCCGTGGCACCGTGATTGCTCTGCCTCGCGCCGCCCCATCGAGGGACAGGAGGCAGGACATGGTGAGGACGCTTCTCCAGAAACACTTCTGGCTGCTGGGCTGTACCTTCCTGCTGGCCGCGGCGTTCATCGCCGCGCGCACCGTCCATGTCATCACCGAGGACTCGCTCGCCCCACCCACGCCCCGCTGGAACGACACGCCGCGAGGCGCCTCCCGACCCGACGCCATCGCCACGCGCCCTCCTCCGCGCGTCGAGGCGCTGTCGCGACTGCTCGGCGTCTCGGCCCAGGCCGCGACCCCGAGCCCCACCACCACCACGCTCCCCCGCAGCGGACGTCGCGCGCGCCTGCTGGGCACGCTGACCTCTCGCGAAACCACCTGGTCGCTCGCCTCCATCCAGGACCTCGACACCCAGCGCGTGCGCAGCGTCCGCGTGGGTGACGCGCTCAGCGACGCCCGGGTCGTCGTCATCGAGCGCGAGCGCGTCATCGTCAGGGTCGACGGACGCGAGGAGGTCATCGACCTCCAGCCCCCCACGCAGGCGCCCGTCGTCGCCGCCTCCTCCACGGGAGACACGAGCGGTGACGACATCCGACGCCTCGGAGAGAACGCCTACGAAATCCCAGGCCGCTTCCTGGACCTCGCCCGCTTCGCCGAGACACCCGCGCTCCAGCAGATCCGCATCATCCCCGCCGCCAGGGACGGCAAGCCCCAGGGCTTCAAGCTCTTCTCCATCCGCCAAGGCTCGCCCTACGAGAAGGCGGGCCTCCAGAACGGTGACATCCTCCAGCGCGTCAACGGCATGAGCCTGGACTCCCCGGAGAAGGCCCTCGAGGTCATCACCCTGCTCAAGAGCCAACGCCACCTCGAGCTGGAGCTCGAACGCGGTGGCACCGTCATCCGCAAGACGTACGAGGTTCGCTGAGGCCCGGGCTCACTTCACCGCGTCGTCCGCCGTGGCCGAGCCGGAGTCGGGCGCGGCCTCCGAGGACGCTTCCTCCCGCGACGCCTTCTCTGCTTCCTCGAAACGCACGACCCGACGCGCCATGAATGCGTCGACCGCCCTTTCCTCCGCGTTGTACGTCGGCTCCTCCATGTCCCGCGCCCACCGGCCGCTGTCCCCACGGTGCGAATAGCCCCACCAGAAGCTCCGCCCCAGGAGCCCCACGAAGGCCTCCTCCATGGGGAAGTGGTGCTCCATCGCGGCCTCCAGCACCTCCAGCAGCCGCACGCGGTCCTCCTCGCTCACTCTGTTCATCTGCTCCCAGTACAGGGTGAGGACCCGGATGGCCGGCACCTCGTCGTGGCTCGACGTGGCCGAGACGACGATCGACTCGAAGCCCATCGCATCGAGCTTCGCCCGGACGTTCTCCTCCACGGCCTCGTCCTCGAGGTGGGTCTTGAAGTGGTCCAGGAAGGCGCTGGAGCGGCGCGGCGCCTCGACAGGAGCCGAGTCGCTCGCGGACTCGGAAGCACTGAGAACCCTCCCCATCACCAGGTTCGACATGGGAAAGCAGAAGCAGCACAGCGACAGCGCGCCCATGGGAATCAGCAGTCCCATGCGGTGGACCCAAGGCACTGAAGGGACCGGGCCGACCTCCGACGGGGGCACCTCCGTGTACAGGTTGCACCGCGTGCAGGTCCGGGCGTACTTCAACGCGTACGAGAAGAGCGGAAACCAGAAGACGTGCCCCACGCGGTAGGTGTGCGTGAAGCGGTGCGGCGTCTCCTGGTGGCAATCCCCGCACGTCGCCAGGCGCGTCCCCAGCTCGTGCTCCTGGTGCGAACTCCCATAGATGATGAACATGGCCTGCTCCGCGGCGGCGAGGACAGCGTCCCCCCAGTCTTCACAAAACGCCCCTCGGAGCGACCTGTCGCATCGGATACGGCCTTGGCCACCTCGCCAGGCCTCCCACGGGGTCGTGACAAGCTGTCCGGACAGCCTGTCACGGGCGAATCCCTCTCCCCTGCCAACGTCGGCATGGCGCCCCTGCCCGCCGCGCCCCCGCACACCGCGCCACCGGGGAACGTCACTCGGAGAAGGCACCCTGGCACCGTGCTTGCTCATGCCTCCAGTCACCCCCGAGCGGGGGAGGAGACACGAACCATGACGAGTTGCTCGATTCGCAAGCAGGTCTGGCTGTGGGGCAGTGCCTTCATCCTGGCGGGCGCGCCATTCACCACGCTCGCCAGTCCTCCGGAGCCGCGACAGGGCGATCCGGAGCCGCGACAGGGCCCTCCGGCCCCTCGCGCCATCTCCCATGTCCCCGAGGACCTCGAGGTGAAGACAACGGGCGAGAACACCTACGAGGTGCGCCCCAACCCGAACGCGAAGCACGAGACGACGTGCACCCAGCCCCGCGACGCGCGCATCGTCCCCGCCTTCAAGGACGGCAAGGCCGTGGGCTTCAAGCTCTTCTCCGTGCGCCCCGGCTCCCTCTACACGAAGCTCGGCTTGCAGGAGCGAGACATCATCCAGCGCGTCAACGGAATCCCGCTCGACTCACCGGAGCGGTCGCTGGAGGCCTACGCGCAGCTCGACACCGCCACGCGCGTGGAGGTGGACATCGACCGCGGCGGCACGGTCATCCACAAGACGTATGACGTGGTGAGGTGAGTCGCGAGGAGACGTCCCGGAGACGGGGACGCTCGCGCCGAGCGCCCACACCGTCCCCGGGCACACCGGGGCTCAGCCCAGGTTGTGGAAGACGCGCTGCACGTCGTCGTCCTGCTCCAGCGAGTCCACCAGCTCGAGGACCTCGTTGGCCTTGTCCTCGGGCAGCTCGATGAGGTTCTCCGCGATGTACTCGGAGTCGGCGGAGATGGGCGTCAGGCCCTTGGCCTCGATGGCGGCCTGGAGCTTGCCGAAGTCGGCGAAGTCGCAGCGGATGATGAGCTGCTTCTCACCCTTCTCGCCCGTGCCCTCGCCCATCTCCTGGAGGCCATGGTCGATGAGCTCCAGCTCCAGCTCCTCCTGGTTGATGCCCTCCGGGTTGAGCCGGAAGACGCCCATGCGCTTGAACATGAAGGCCACGCTGCCGGTGTTGCCCATGTTCCCGGAGTACTTGTTGAAGTGCATGCGCACGTTGGCCACGGTGCGCACGACGTTGTCCGTGGCCGTCTCCACCAGCAGCGCGATGCCGTGGGGGGCATAGCCTTCGTAGAGGACGATTTCGTACTGGGTGGCCGTCTGGCCGCTGGCGCGCTTGATGGCCGCCTCGACCTTGTCCTTCGGCATGTTCGCGGCGCGCGCGTTCTGGAGCACCCGGCGCAGCGTGGAGTTCGAGTCCGGATTGGGCCCGCCGGCCTTCACCGCGATGGCGATGTCCTTGCTGATGCGCGTGAAGACCTTCGCCATCTTGTTCCAGCGGGCCATCATCGTGGCCTTGCGTGTCTCGAAAATGCGTCCCATTGGCTTGGTGCGACTCGGAAGTGGAGTGAGAGAGGAGCGCCGGAGGCGCCCGGAATGAAGAGGGGGTTGCCTGCTCGAAAGGGCTGCGCGCCAATGTAGCGCAACTCGGGTGGGGCGCCCGCGCTCGAAGTGCGGGGCGTCGGCACCTGCCCGAGGGGAGACCCGAGGACTCGGAGGGCGGCGGCCGCCGGGCCTGCTCGCCAGTCAGCCGGCGGGAGGGGACTAGCGGGCCTGGTGGACCTGCTGCGCCGCGGGCGACAGGCTGTTGGCGCCGGTGCCCTGCTCGCCGCTGGCGAAGGCGCGCTCCAGGTGGGCGTCGATCTGCCCCACCGCCATCAGCCCCGCCATCCGGAAGTCGGAGATGAACGACCAGAGGGGGTACTTGAAGCTGGCGGGCTTGTTGCGCTCGATGAAGAAGTGGCTGAACCACGCGAACCCGTAGGCGGCCACCAGGGCGGCGGGGACCAGGGCGGCGCGGCCCGTCACGATGGCGGCGATGCCCGTCGCCACGCCCAGGCTGGTGCCC of the Myxococcus stipitatus genome contains:
- a CDS encoding DUF962 domain-containing protein, whose product is MPKPIQTYAEFWPFYLREHSLPITRRFHFVGTSLGVATGIAAIVTGRAALVPAALVAAYGFAWFSHFFIERNKPASFKYPLWSFISDFRMAGLMAVGQIDAHLERAFASGEQGTGANSLSPAAQQVHQAR
- the gspC gene encoding type II secretion system protein GspC, producing MVRTLLQKHFWLLGCTFLLAAAFIAARTVHVITEDSLAPPTPRWNDTPRGASRPDAIATRPPPRVEALSRLLGVSAQAATPSPTTTTLPRSGRRARLLGTLTSRETTWSLASIQDLDTQRVRSVRVGDALSDARVVVIERERVIVRVDGREEVIDLQPPTQAPVVAASSTGDTSGDDIRRLGENAYEIPGRFLDLARFAETPALQQIRIIPAARDGKPQGFKLFSIRQGSPYEKAGLQNGDILQRVNGMSLDSPEKALEVITLLKSQRHLELELERGGTVIRKTYEVR
- a CDS encoding YebC/PmpR family DNA-binding transcriptional regulator; the encoded protein is MGRIFETRKATMMARWNKMAKVFTRISKDIAIAVKAGGPNPDSNSTLRRVLQNARAANMPKDKVEAAIKRASGQTATQYEIVLYEGYAPHGIALLVETATDNVVRTVANVRMHFNKYSGNMGNTGSVAFMFKRMGVFRLNPEGINQEELELELIDHGLQEMGEGTGEKGEKQLIIRCDFADFGKLQAAIEAKGLTPISADSEYIAENLIELPEDKANEVLELVDSLEQDDDVQRVFHNLG